The Cellulomonas sp. P24 genome contains a region encoding:
- a CDS encoding ABC transporter ATP-binding protein encodes MDTLALSVRGLVKDYATVRALNGVDLDVRRGEVLGFLGPNGAGKSTTIRILLDLLRPTAGTAEILGVPTHLATPELRARIGYLPGELSMPPAKTAGAYLHYLAALRGGAGADRIAPLSHRFSLDLDRQIRGLSKGNKQKVGVVQAFMHSPELLILDEPTSGLDPLLQREFLDLVGEAHDAGATVLMSSHVLSEVEEAAGRVAIIRAGVVVDVDDVAELRRRAGQQVLLQFDEPADVTWFAHVPDLTDVVADGTTLHVRLHGEPDALLKAAAAHRVFRWQAQDRELEDLFLDTYRGGSLSTDGAR; translated from the coding sequence ATGGACACCCTCGCCCTCTCGGTTCGCGGTCTCGTCAAGGACTACGCGACGGTCCGCGCCCTCAACGGCGTGGACCTCGACGTCCGGCGCGGCGAGGTCCTCGGGTTCCTCGGACCGAACGGCGCGGGCAAGTCCACGACGATCCGGATCCTGCTGGACCTGCTGCGCCCGACGGCGGGGACCGCGGAGATCCTCGGCGTCCCGACCCACCTCGCCACCCCCGAGCTGCGCGCCCGCATCGGATACCTCCCGGGCGAGCTGTCGATGCCTCCCGCGAAGACAGCCGGCGCGTACCTGCACTACCTGGCGGCTCTGCGGGGCGGCGCCGGGGCCGATCGGATCGCGCCGCTCTCGCACCGGTTCTCCCTCGACCTCGACAGGCAGATCCGCGGCCTCTCCAAGGGGAACAAGCAGAAGGTCGGCGTCGTGCAGGCGTTCATGCACTCCCCCGAGCTGCTGATCCTCGACGAGCCGACGAGCGGCCTCGACCCGCTGCTGCAGCGCGAGTTCCTCGACCTGGTCGGCGAGGCGCACGACGCCGGGGCGACGGTCCTGATGTCCTCGCACGTGCTGAGCGAGGTCGAGGAGGCCGCCGGCCGGGTCGCGATCATCCGTGCCGGCGTGGTGGTCGACGTCGACGACGTCGCCGAGCTGCGACGCCGCGCCGGTCAGCAGGTGCTGCTGCAGTTCGACGAGCCCGCCGACGTCACGTGGTTCGCGCACGTGCCGGACCTCACCGACGTCGTCGCGGACGGGACGACGCTGCACGTCCGGCTGCACGGCGAGCCCGACGCACTGCTCAAGGCCGCAGCCGCGCACCGCGTCTTCCGCTGGCAGGCCCAAGACCGCGAGCTCGAGGACCTCTTCCTCGACACCTACCGCGGCGGTTCGCTCAGCACCGACGGGGCCCGCTGA
- a CDS encoding ABC transporter permease codes for MRATPGTIALGDLRDHRRSIAIWAVAVAAVSAMYTSFYPTINSGDWTSMLDSMPSGLMTAMGFDSLATAAGYVTSTVYSLIGLALLLVHGISRGSRLIAGDEEDGVLELELTAPVTRTSTYVERLAALWLDLLIVVAAVTVTIVVLTLALSLDISLGAVLVAGALMWVLVGMFSTLAFAVGAATGRRGTALAVASGIAVAGYVLRAIGNLTGSSWMTSVSPFHWYLGSDPLGTGGVSGSGLALLVGVTVVCAVAGIVGLRGRDLMV; via the coding sequence ATGCGCGCCACACCGGGCACGATCGCCCTCGGCGACCTGCGGGACCACCGCCGGTCGATCGCGATCTGGGCCGTCGCCGTCGCCGCCGTCAGCGCGATGTACACGTCGTTCTACCCGACGATCAACTCCGGCGACTGGACGTCGATGCTCGACTCCATGCCCTCGGGCCTCATGACCGCGATGGGCTTCGACAGCCTGGCCACGGCTGCAGGCTACGTGACGTCGACCGTCTACTCGCTCATCGGGCTCGCCCTGCTCCTGGTCCACGGCATCTCGCGCGGCTCCCGGCTGATCGCCGGCGACGAGGAGGACGGCGTCCTCGAGCTCGAGCTCACCGCCCCGGTGACCCGGACGTCGACCTACGTCGAACGGCTCGCCGCGCTGTGGCTCGACCTGCTGATCGTCGTCGCCGCCGTCACGGTCACGATCGTCGTGCTCACGCTCGCGCTCTCCCTCGACATCTCGCTCGGGGCGGTGCTGGTGGCGGGCGCCCTGATGTGGGTGCTCGTCGGGATGTTCTCGACCCTCGCCTTCGCGGTCGGCGCCGCGACCGGCCGTCGCGGGACAGCCCTGGCGGTCGCCTCCGGGATCGCCGTCGCCGGCTACGTGCTGCGGGCGATCGGGAACCTCACGGGGTCGTCGTGGATGACGTCGGTGTCGCCGTTCCACTGGTATCTCGGGTCCGACCCGCTCGGCACCGGCGGCGTGAGCGGCAGTGGGCTCGCGCTGCTGGTCGGCGTCACGGTCGTGTGCGCGGTCGCGGGCATCGTCGGGCTCCGCGGCCGGGACCTCATGGTGTGA
- a CDS encoding class I SAM-dependent methyltransferase: MPDRTRRDARLRRYWDDHAASYDSTMARTESRYLASSRPWLCRQSVGATLEVAVGTGRNFAFYPADVRLTGLEWSARMLEVARRRADELGRPVDLRHGDAHALPYPDATFDTVVCTYALCGIRDDAGAVAEMARVLKPGGLLLLVDHVGSSVWPVRVLQLLVDLFSIPLQGEHYRRRPLRHVRALGLDVERHERTSLGIIERVAARKPTV; encoded by the coding sequence ATGCCTGATCGCACCCGGCGGGATGCCCGGCTCCGGCGGTACTGGGACGACCACGCCGCGTCGTACGACAGCACGATGGCCCGGACCGAGAGCCGCTACCTCGCCTCGAGCCGCCCGTGGCTGTGCCGCCAGTCGGTCGGCGCCACGCTCGAGGTCGCCGTCGGGACGGGGCGCAACTTCGCCTTCTACCCCGCCGACGTCCGCCTCACCGGGCTCGAGTGGAGCGCACGGATGCTCGAGGTCGCCCGACGGCGCGCCGACGAGCTCGGCCGCCCGGTCGACCTCCGCCACGGTGACGCGCACGCGCTGCCCTACCCGGACGCGACCTTCGACACCGTGGTCTGCACGTATGCGCTGTGCGGGATCCGCGACGACGCCGGCGCCGTCGCCGAGATGGCCCGGGTGCTGAAGCCCGGCGGACTGCTGCTCCTCGTTGACCACGTCGGTTCCTCCGTGTGGCCGGTCCGCGTGCTCCAGCTGCTCGTCGACCTGTTCAGCATCCCGCTGCAGGGCGAGCACTACCGCCGCCGGCCGCTCCGCCACGTCCGCGCGCTCGGCCTAGACGTGGAGCGGCACGAGCGGACCTCCCTCGGCATCATCGAGAGGGTCGCAGCCCGCAAGCCGACCGTCTGA